Proteins from one Porites lutea chromosome 3, jaPorLute2.1, whole genome shotgun sequence genomic window:
- the LOC140932351 gene encoding tetratricopeptide repeat protein 4-like, which yields MIKFKQLYFLDPSIRGFMIMAESEIKAGSESDATSPSEQGLDFDEETLKGIAEVFNDEGSKGCDKRDYSYAVYFYTEGIKVNCKDKDLMAELYSNRAYAHLCLGEAVCIFQGLVGCVLVGLSINCYQVLCLFKALTVVWIQKGTLIRCCLID from the exons ATGATAAAAttcaaacaactttattttcttGATCCAAGTATTCGTGGTTTCATGATCATGGCGGAGAGTGAAATCAAAGCAGGAAGTGAGAGTGATGCCACATCACCCAGTGAACAAGGACTGGACTTTGATGAAGAGACTTTGAAAG GAATTGCAGAGGTTTTCAATGATGAAGGCAGTAAAGGTTGCGACAAAAGAGACTACAGCTACGCCGTTTACTTTTATACTGAGGGGATTAAAGTGAACTGCAAGGACAAGGATCTGATGGCTGAACTGTACAGTAACAGAGCATATGCACACCTTTGTTTGGGTGAGGCTGTTTGTATTTTCCAGGGTTTAGTAGGTTGCGTACTTGTAGGACTTTCAATTAATTGCTATCAGGTGTTGTGCTTGTTCAAAGCCCTCACTGTTGTTTGGATACAAAAAGGAACACTGATAAGGTgttgtttgattgattga